One window of Esox lucius isolate fEsoLuc1 chromosome 25, fEsoLuc1.pri, whole genome shotgun sequence genomic DNA carries:
- the LOC105022861 gene encoding NACHT, LRR and PYD domains-containing protein 3, translated as MPIELDTSSLLHQTLLNLIDLNVFQKHLIINYPECFETQLDNNLDLADKMLECFGSDGALKITLNFLHMKNPILQKAKEIKIKQGQRIQQICQGIGKHGNQTLLNDIYTELYITESGSGEVNIEHEVRQIEMDSKKESTQNMAIKCNNIFKRLPGQIKHIRTVLTKGIAGIGKTVCVQKFILDWAEGKANQDVHFMFALPFRDLNLKSGQYSLMRLLQYYFPDLKDIDSIQCSEFRTVFIFDGLDECRLPLDFQKNEDIYDIVKPTSVDVLLTNLIKGNLLPSALLWITTRPAAANQIPFEYVDLVTEIKGFSDPQKEEYFRKRISDEDLASRIIKHIKTSKSLYIMCYMPVFCWISASVLETILKDTKNVSVPETLVQMNAHFLLIQTSLQNRKYNNATETNPKKLSQSDKQMILNLCKLAFQQLQKSHLIFYEEDLKGCGIDVTEASKYSALCTEMFKEGSGLYQEKVFSFLHLSIQEFLAAVYALEIWLKKSENVFDESQTCPELSDLHRSAVDKALQSRNGHLDLFLRFLLGLSLESNQNLLKGLLTQRECQPLTNKETVKYISNKIKKESSPERIINLFHCLNELGDNSVVDEIRTSLRSGTLSETKLPPHQCSALAYVLLMSEDVLEEFDLKTYNTCDEGYYRLLPVVKTCKRAQLAGCGLTDQSCGTLTSALQTPKSPLKELDLSYNNLGDKGVKQLCAGLKSPLCNIKTLILGPCGLTKDCCSDLASVLHSPDSQLIQLELRYNNLHDAGVTLLCVGLVDPNCNLQKLGLSQCGLTEDCCSDLASVLTSPNSQLTHLELRDNDLQDSGVELLSTGLDNSNCKLQTLGLGQCCLTEGCCSYLASVLSSSNSRLTHLELRDNALQDSGVRLLCAGLQNPNCKLQTLGLSGCEVTAGGCVALASALESNASQLIELDLSYNHPGDSVGRLLSAAERDPAYKSLKLNLEHGGEGRMAAGLRKYACQLTMDPNTANTHLLLCEKKMMVTRVKEKQHYEDRPDRFDWHPQVLCTEGLSGSRYYWEVGWYGGEPDIGVVYKKISRKGCGLDGWIGQNINSWSLNCIGKSCYSFYNAGRNPIFFHGPASHRIGVYLDWPAGALSFYSVSSGIRKHIHTFYTTFTEPLYPGFWIYPDSSLSTHVSMPHMSESAACTNIKQ; from the exons ATGCCCATAGAGTTAGACACTTCATCTCTACTGCATCAGACACTGTTGAACTTGATTGACTTAAATGTATTCCAAAAACATCTGATCATTAATTACCCAGAGTGCTTTGAGACTCAGTTGGACAATAATCTGGATTTGGCTGACAAAATGTTGGAGTGTTTTGGAAGCGACGGTGCTTTGAAGATCACACTAAACTTTCTACACATGAAAA ACCCAATTCTTCAGAAAGCAAAAGAGATTAAAATTAAACAGGGTCAGAGGATTCAACAAATATGTCAAGGAATAGGAAAACATGGAAACCAAACTCTCTTAAATGACATCTACACAGAACTCTACATCACAGAAAGTGGAAGTGGAGAGGTCAATATtgaacatgaggtgagacagattgagatGGATTCAAAGAAAGAATCCACACAAAATATGGCAATCAAATGCAACAACATCTTCAAACGTTTACCTGGACAGATAAAACATATCAGAACTGTGCTGACCAAAGGTATTGCCGGTATTGGAAAAACAGTCTGTGTGCAGAAGTTCATCCTTGACTGGGCAGAGGGAAAAGCTAATCAAGATGTTCATTTCATGTTTGCTTTACCTTTCCGGGACCTAAACCTTAAAAGTGGTCAATATAGTCTAATGCGACTTCTGCAATACTACTTCCCAGATCTAAAAGACATTGACAGCATTCAGTGCAGTGAATTCAGAACAGTTTTCAtttttgatggtctggatgagtgtcgACTTCCTCTAGATTTCCAAAAGAATGAAGACATTTATGACATTGTAAAGCCAACCTCAGTGGACGtgctgctgacaaacctcaTAAAAGGtaatctgcttccctctgctcttcTCTGGATAACCACtcgacctgcagcagccaatcagatccctttTGAGTATGTGGACCTAgtgacagaaataaaaggtttCAGTGACCCACAGAAGGAGGAGTACTTCAGAAAGAGAATCAGTGATGAGGATCTGGCTAGCAGAATTATcaaacacataaagacatcGAAAAGCCTCTATATCATGTGCTACAtgccagtcttctgttggatatCAGCATCTGTTCTTGAGACAATACTAAAAGACACAAAGAATGTCAGTGTCCCCGAAACGCTGGTACAGATGAATGCACACTTCCTGCTCATCCAAACCAGTTTGCAAAACAGGAAGTACAACAACGCCACAGAAACAAATCCTAAGAAACTGTCGCAGTCGGACAAACAGATGATACTGAATCTATGCAAGCTGGCTTTCCAACAGTTGCAGAagagccacttgatcttctatGAGGAGGACCTCAAAGGTTGTGGCATTGATGTAACCGAGGCATCAAAGTACTCAGCATTATGTACAGAGATGTTCAAAGAAGGCTCTGGGCTATACCAAGAAAAGGTCTTCAGTTTTCTTCATCTGAGTATTCAAGAGTTTCTGGCAGCAGTATATGCTTTAGAAATATGGCTGAAGAagtctgaaaatgtgtttgatgAATCACAGACATGTCCTGAGTTATCTGACTTACACAGGAGTGCAGTGGACAAAGCCTTGCAAAGTAGGAATGGACACCTGGATTTGTTCCTCCGATTCCTTCTGGGCCTCTCACTGGAGTCCAATCAGAATCTCTTAAAAGGCCTTCTGACACAGAGGGAATGTCAACCACTGACCAATAAGGAAACAGTCAAGTACATCTCAAACAAGATTAAAAAAGAATCTTCACCAGAAAGGATCATCAACTTGTTCCACTGCCTTAATGAGCTTGGTGACAACTCTGTAGTTGATGAGATCAGGACCTCCCTGCGATCTGGAACTCTTTCAGAAACCAAATTACCACCTCACCAATGTTCAGCCCTGGCCTATGTGTTACTGATGTCAGAGGATGTACTGGAAGAATTTGACCTTAAGACATACAACACATGTGATGAAGGTTATTATAGATTGCTCCCAGTAGTGAAAACCTGCAAGAGGGCACA ATTAGCTGGCTGTGGTCTTACAGATCAATCGTGTGGGACTTTGACCTCAGCTCTGCAGACACCAAAGTCACCCCTAAAAGAACTGGACCTCTCCTATAATAACCTGGGAGACAAAGGAGTAAAGCAGCTCTGTGCCGGACTCAAAAGTCCACTCTGCAACATAAAAACACTCAT TTTAGGTCCATGTGGTTTAACAAAGGATTGCTGTTCAGATTTGGCTTCAGTCCTGCATTCACCTGACTCACAACTGATCCAACTGGAGCTGAGATACAACAATCTGCATGACGCAGGAGTTACACTGCTGTGTGTTGGACTGGTTGATCCAAACTGTAATCTACAGAAACTGGG TCTAAGTCAGTGTGGTTTGACAGAGGATTGCTGTTCAGATCTGGCCTCAGTTCTGACTTCACCAAACTCACAACTTACACACCTGGAGCTGAGAGACAATGATCTGCAGGACTCAGGAGTTGAACTGCTTTCAACTGGATTGGATAATTCAAACTGTAAACTACAGACACTTGG TCTAGGTCAATGTTGTCTGACAGAGGGTTGCTGTTCATATCTGGCATCAGTCCTGAGTTCATCAAACTCACGACTGACACACCTGGAGCTGAGAGACAATGCCCTTCAAGACTCTGGAGTTCGACTGCTCTGTGCTGGATTGCAGAATCCAAACTGCAAACTACAGACACTAGG GCTGTCTGGCTGTGAAGTCACAGCGGGTGGTTGTGTTGCTCTGGCCTCAGCTCTGGAGTCAAACGCCTCCCAGCTGATAGAGCTGGAcctgagctacaatcacccaggagactctGTAGGACGACTGCTTTCAGCCGCTGAACGAGATCCTGCATACAAAAGTTTGAAGCTGAA CTTGGAGCATGGCGGAGAGGGCAGGATGGCAGCAGGTCTGAGGAAAT ATGCCTGTCAGCTGACCATGGACCCAAatacagcaaacacacacttgtTGCTTTGTGAGAAGAAAATGATGGTGACACGGGTCAAAGAGAAGCAACATTATGAAGACCGTCCAGACAGATTTGATTGGCATCCTCAGGTTCTCTGCACTGAAGGCTTATCTGGGTCTAGATATTACTGGGAGGTGGGCTGGTATGGTGGAGAGCCTGACATTGGAGtggtttacaaaaaaataagtcGGAAGGGATGCGGCCTTGACGGTTGGATTGGACAAAATATAAATTCCTGGAGTTTGAACTGCATTGGTAAGAGTTGCTATAGCTTTTACAATGCGGGACGCAATCCCATATTCTTCCATGGCCCTGCTTCACACAGAATCGGCGTGTATCTTGATTGGCCAGCTGGTGCTTTGTCTTTCTATAGTGTGTCGTCAGGTATACGGAAGCACATTCACACATTCTACACCACATTTACTGAGCCCCTTTATCCTGGGTTTTGGATTTACCCAGACTCTTCCTTGTCTACCCATGTATCCATGCCCCATATGAGCGAGAGTGCAGCCTGTACAAACATCAAACAGTAA